The Armatimonadota bacterium region AATTCGACAGCACGTCTTGAAGCTTGAAGAATATCGATAAGCGAATCCAGATCACGCGGCATAGATCACCTCCGCAGACTCAAGAATCGCCCTCTTTCTGATATAGTTGGCACTCGACTCAATGCCGCGTTTACTCACCAGATCGACTTCCCTGCCGAGAATCTGGGCAAGTTCATCCTGCATGTGAACCATGTCAAAAAGAGTTAAACCTGCGTCAGGAGCAAAAGTAACGAGGACATCTACATCACTCTCCGGCCCGAAATCATCCCGCAAAACGGAACCGAACAACGCGAGTTCAACGATTCTCCATTTCCGGCAAAATTCTCTCAGCAAATTGTGATCTATACTAATACGAGGGCTCATGTGAAACCTCTTAACTAATCCCCATACGCTCCTGGCCGAACGGGCATAGATCGAGAAGGGCGCAAATCTCGCACTTGGGTGTCGGGGCTTTGCACACTGCCCGCCCATGGGCTACGATCAGATGATTGAAGTGAGTGTAATCGGCCTCGGGAAGTATCTCCCGCAGTTCGAACTCGATCTTGGTCGGATCGCCGTTATCCGTAAAGCCGAGGCGCTTGGTCACTCTCTTTACGTGCGTGTCGACTATTATCGCGGGCTTGCCGAATGCGTCGCCAACTATCAGGTTTGCCGTTTTACGCCCCACCCCACTAAGGTTAGTCAGTTCCTCTATTGTATCGGGGACATTGCCGTCGTAATCGCCGACAATCTCCCTTGCCGAAGCAATAATCGCCTTTGCCTTGTTTCTGAAAAAGCCGGTAGCCTTGACCATACTCTCAAGCTCGTCCTGATCGGCGTTGGCGAAAGCCTCAACATCCGGATACTTCTCAAACAGCTCAGGGGTTACCATATTCACGCGCTCATCC contains the following coding sequences:
- a CDS encoding nucleotidyltransferase family protein — translated: MSPRISIDHNLLREFCRKWRIVELALFGSVLRDDFGPESDVDVLVTFAPDAGLTLFDMVHMQDELAQILGREVDLVSKRGIESSANYIRKRAILESAEVIYAA
- the nth gene encoding endonuclease III, giving the protein MTLEEKKERAPKIIEILKKEYPDAKCTLDYQTPHQLMVAAILAAQCTDERVNMVTPELFEKYPDVEAFANADQDELESMVKATGFFRNKAKAIIASAREIVGDYDGNVPDTIEELTNLSGVGRKTANLIVGDAFGKPAIIVDTHVKRVTKRLGFTDNGDPTKIEFELREILPEADYTHFNHLIVAHGRAVCKAPTPKCEICALLDLCPFGQERMGIS